A single region of the Paludibacter jiangxiensis genome encodes:
- a CDS encoding DUF2461 domain-containing protein: protein MRTAEILQFLTQLRDNNSREWFASQKDYCKELQKDFEKLTQDVIEEISAFDPEIKGLDAKNCIFRLYRDTRFSPDKTPYKSHFGAYMASKGGRKSPRAGYYLHLEPGNSFISGGIYMPDAVVLKALRQAIYENIDEWLEITGKPFASVFPDMYGEDDKLKKVPLGFPKDWEQGELLKYKHYAFGRNIPDEFYSQTEIVPQLIEFYKYLQPVNRFLNFTVDEVLNLG, encoded by the coding sequence ATGAGAACAGCCGAAATATTACAATTTCTCACACAGTTGAGGGATAATAACAGCCGCGAGTGGTTTGCCTCGCAGAAGGATTACTGCAAGGAGTTGCAAAAAGATTTTGAGAAACTGACACAGGATGTTATTGAGGAAATATCTGCCTTCGATCCCGAAATCAAGGGGTTGGATGCCAAAAATTGCATCTTCCGTCTTTATCGCGATACTCGGTTTTCGCCTGATAAAACGCCTTACAAATCGCACTTCGGAGCCTATATGGCTTCCAAAGGCGGGCGCAAAAGTCCACGGGCAGGCTACTATTTGCACCTCGAACCAGGCAATTCATTTATCAGCGGGGGTATTTATATGCCCGATGCTGTTGTTTTGAAAGCCTTGCGACAGGCTATTTACGAGAATATCGACGAGTGGCTCGAAATTACGGGCAAGCCTTTTGCCTCTGTATTTCCCGATATGTATGGAGAAGACGATAAACTGAAAAAAGTGCCGCTTGGGTTCCCGAAAGATTGGGAGCAAGGCGAATTGCTCAAGTATAAGCACTATGCTTTCGGACGAAATATTCCCGATGAATTCTATTCGCAGACGGAAATTGTGCCTCAATTAATCGAATTTTATAAGTATCTCCAGCCGGTAAACCGCTTTTTGAACTTTACGGTG
- a CDS encoding TonB-dependent receptor: MKKLLLLFGLVCQCALFAQQQVSVSVKDAQTKETLIGAAVTVSDTSTGAVTDGKGVATLNISGTFPALLKVQYVGYEIAEIKVDKPGLQEVLLQPASEHLDEVTVTSVRTNSRIEAIPTRIEVLGLEDTQEENGIMPGNISSLLGDIAGIQMQEVSAASGNTYARIQGLNGRYTQLLKDGLPLYGGLSGNFGIMQVPPLDLKQIEIIKGSCSTLYGGDAIGGIINLVSKDPTPQQELSATINETSLHETNLNAYMAKKYKTFGYTLFAGQTWRQATDVNGDGLSESSRVRSTVIHPKFQFYLDPRSTLTVDYTGTFDNRKGGDMRYLSSGNGAYYHVGTQSDRHSVTAKYVNNLSPTSNITVKASGSNLDQTIDTRDYNFRANQLLYYSELSYFRQFDKMNWVIGANFNGDQFHNRSALIPLNGYSYNTLGGFVQNTYNPVPALTIESGVRVDYQNKYGWFVLPRLSVMYKFSKEWTARVNGGLGYMTPNPLNYIDLEQDLNRLTSVSGLKPERSHGLNADVNFQKRIGDVTINLNQAFFASFINSPVDSLPGTAGVTLYNAPKALRTLGAQTYMRLTVGDWEVYLSYVYTHVNKLYNAEHQQPICTPQHNLSNTMMYELSKNWSVGLENSLVAGQINQDYQPTKAYYIMAAMLKYSAGHLTAVLNGENLMNVRQSRYEPIFDGTFDNPQMRQLWAPIEGRILNLSLTWKL, translated from the coding sequence ATGAAGAAGTTATTGTTACTGTTTGGCCTGGTGTGTCAGTGCGCGCTTTTTGCACAACAACAGGTGTCAGTGAGCGTGAAGGATGCGCAAACGAAGGAAACGTTAATCGGTGCGGCCGTGACGGTGTCAGATACATCGACGGGCGCTGTAACTGATGGAAAGGGTGTTGCGACGCTGAATATTTCCGGCACATTTCCGGCATTGCTCAAGGTGCAATATGTGGGCTACGAAATAGCAGAAATCAAAGTGGACAAGCCCGGTCTACAGGAGGTGTTGTTGCAACCGGCATCGGAGCATCTCGACGAGGTAACTGTTACATCGGTGCGTACCAACTCGCGCATCGAGGCCATTCCTACCCGCATCGAGGTGTTGGGACTGGAAGATACGCAAGAGGAAAATGGGATTATGCCGGGCAACATTTCGAGCCTGCTGGGTGATATTGCCGGAATTCAGATGCAGGAAGTGAGCGCCGCGTCGGGTAATACCTATGCGCGTATTCAGGGCCTGAACGGTCGTTACACCCAGTTGCTGAAAGACGGACTGCCGCTCTATGGTGGACTGTCGGGTAATTTCGGTATAATGCAGGTGCCGCCACTCGACCTGAAACAGATCGAAATTATCAAAGGCTCTTGTTCTACCCTGTACGGCGGTGATGCCATCGGCGGTATCATCAATTTGGTGAGCAAAGACCCTACGCCGCAGCAGGAGCTTAGTGCTACGATCAACGAAACGTCGTTGCACGAGACCAACCTGAATGCCTACATGGCGAAGAAGTACAAGACTTTCGGATATACGCTGTTTGCCGGGCAGACCTGGCGGCAGGCAACGGATGTGAACGGTGACGGACTGAGCGAATCGTCAAGGGTGCGCAGCACGGTGATTCATCCGAAATTCCAGTTTTACCTTGATCCACGCTCCACGTTGACCGTGGATTATACCGGAACGTTCGACAACCGAAAGGGTGGGGACATGCGCTACCTTTCGTCGGGCAACGGGGCGTACTATCACGTGGGTACGCAGTCGGACCGGCATAGCGTGACGGCCAAATATGTGAACAACCTGTCGCCAACCAGCAATATTACTGTCAAAGCGAGCGGCAGCAATCTCGACCAAACTATCGACACCCGCGATTATAATTTCCGGGCCAACCAGTTGCTTTATTATTCGGAGCTCTCTTATTTCCGTCAGTTCGATAAAATGAACTGGGTGATCGGAGCAAATTTTAATGGCGATCAGTTTCACAACCGTTCGGCTCTGATTCCTCTCAATGGTTATTCCTACAATACCCTCGGCGGTTTTGTGCAAAATACCTACAATCCGGTGCCGGCGCTCACTATCGAAAGCGGTGTGCGGGTCGATTACCAGAACAAATACGGCTGGTTTGTGTTACCACGCCTTTCGGTGATGTACAAGTTCAGCAAGGAGTGGACGGCGCGTGTCAACGGTGGATTGGGTTATATGACTCCTAATCCGCTCAACTATATCGATCTGGAACAGGACTTGAACCGTCTGACTTCGGTGTCGGGGCTGAAACCGGAACGCTCGCACGGGCTGAATGCTGATGTTAATTTTCAGAAACGCATCGGCGATGTGACGATCAACCTGAATCAGGCATTTTTTGCTTCGTTTATCAACTCTCCGGTCGACAGTTTGCCCGGAACTGCCGGCGTGACGCTTTACAATGCGCCGAAAGCTCTTCGGACACTTGGCGCTCAAACCTACATGCGACTGACCGTGGGCGATTGGGAGGTTTATCTCAGTTATGTCTACACGCATGTCAACAAACTCTACAACGCCGAACACCAGCAACCCATCTGCACACCGCAGCATAACCTGTCGAACACGATGATGTATGAACTGAGTAAGAACTGGAGTGTGGGCCTTGAAAATTCGCTGGTGGCCGGGCAAATCAATCAGGACTATCAACCTACCAAGGCCTACTATATTATGGCTGCCATGCTGAAATATAGCGCTGGCCATCTGACGGCGGTGCTCAATGGAGAGAACCTGATGAATGTTCGTCAGAGTCGCTACGAACCTATCTTCGACGGCACCTTTGACAACCCGCAGATGCGGCAACTCTGGGCTCCGATTGAAGGTCGCATTCTTAATTTATCGTTGACCTGGAAGCTGTAG
- a CDS encoding sensor histidine kinase, with protein MKLQTKINRRFITLLLLVFVVAGCGLYFILTAVIDFNIDEILSNRAETVQSSLHQNKIALPFHSPDQTIDIQPSNGQNVERQFSDTTIYAASEKSMVPARKLVFPDRVNGKTYKVTLVLSHLEADDFVGLAFWFMLGTFVLIILALYFLNRKLSATIWNPFYRTLKELKDFKVDQITEKGLPSSTIDEFDQMNKELSQMMRKMTDDYANLKKFSENASHEMQTPLAVVKSKLETLLTDRSLSEDHRKQVQTAYDAASRVSKLGQTLLLLSKIENNQFVEKRSIDLSALVAERLDELVELLAMRNIELVRDLQIPFVVNMNPLLADLLVTNLLGNAIKHNVDDGFIRVTSQDSQLILKNTGKVLQGDPRNLFSRFAKEGVTKDSSGLGLSIVAEICKVSSLSIDYTCLEGVHCLTLTLR; from the coding sequence ATGAAACTCCAGACAAAAATAAACCGGCGATTTATTACCTTGCTGCTGCTTGTATTTGTGGTGGCCGGGTGCGGACTCTACTTTATTCTCACCGCGGTAATCGATTTTAATATTGACGAGATACTCTCGAACCGGGCAGAAACCGTGCAGTCTTCGTTGCATCAGAACAAGATAGCTCTTCCTTTTCACTCTCCCGATCAAACAATTGACATACAGCCGTCGAACGGGCAAAACGTCGAACGGCAATTTTCGGATACCACCATTTATGCCGCGAGCGAAAAAAGCATGGTGCCGGCTCGCAAACTGGTTTTCCCGGACAGGGTAAATGGAAAAACGTACAAGGTTACGCTGGTGTTGTCACATCTGGAGGCCGACGATTTTGTGGGGTTAGCGTTTTGGTTTATGCTGGGTACGTTTGTTCTCATTATTCTGGCGCTTTACTTCCTTAACCGTAAGTTGTCGGCTACCATCTGGAATCCTTTTTATCGAACCTTGAAAGAATTGAAGGATTTTAAAGTGGATCAAATAACGGAGAAGGGATTGCCATCGTCGACGATTGATGAGTTCGATCAGATGAACAAAGAGCTGAGCCAGATGATGCGGAAAATGACGGATGATTATGCCAACCTAAAAAAATTCTCTGAGAACGCGTCGCACGAAATGCAGACGCCGCTGGCTGTAGTGAAATCGAAGCTGGAAACGTTATTGACCGACCGGAGCTTATCCGAAGATCATCGCAAACAGGTCCAAACGGCTTATGACGCAGCCTCTCGGGTGTCGAAACTGGGACAGACATTACTCCTGCTTTCCAAAATAGAGAACAACCAGTTTGTGGAAAAACGCAGCATTGATCTGAGCGCTTTGGTTGCAGAGCGGTTGGACGAGCTGGTTGAATTACTGGCAATGCGCAATATCGAGCTGGTGCGTGATTTGCAAATTCCGTTTGTGGTCAATATGAATCCTTTACTAGCTGATCTGCTGGTGACCAACCTGCTGGGAAATGCCATTAAGCATAATGTTGATGACGGATTTATCCGCGTTACGTCACAGGATTCGCAGCTGATTCTTAAAAACACGGGGAAAGTATTGCAAGGAGATCCCCGGAACCTGTTTTCTCGTTTTGCTAAAGAGGGCGTCACGAAGGATTCCAGTGGACTGGGTTTGTCTATTGTGGCTGAAATTTGCAAAGTCTCTTCTTTGTCGATCGATTATACTTGCCTGGAAGGCGTACATTGCTTAACCCTCACTTTGCGATAA